From the Anguilla anguilla isolate fAngAng1 chromosome 8, fAngAng1.pri, whole genome shotgun sequence genome, one window contains:
- the LOC118233276 gene encoding elongation factor 1-alpha: MGKEKIHINIVVIGHVDSGKSTTTGHLIYKCGGIDKRTIEKFEKEAAEMGKGSFKYAWVLDKLKAERERGITIDISLWKFETSKYYVTIIDAPGHRDFIKNMITGTSQADCAVLIVAGGVGEFEAGISKNGQTREHALLAYTLGVKQLIVGVNKMDSTEPPYSQKRFEEITKEVSAYIKKIGYNPATVAFVPISGWHGDNMLEPSSNMTWFKGWKVERKEGNASGTTLLEALDSILPPSRPTDKALRLPLQDVYKIGGIGTVPVGRVETGILKPGMVVTFAPANVTTEVKSVEMHHESLAEALPGDNVGFNVKNVSVKEIRRGNVAGDSKNDPPMEAGNFTAQVIILNHPGQISQGYAPVLDCHTAHIACKFSELKEKIDRRSGKKLEDNPKHLKSGDAAIVVMVPGKPMCVESFATYPPLGRFAVRDMRQTVAVGVIKAVEKKTATTGKVTKSAQKAAKAK; encoded by the exons atggggAAGGAAAAGATCCATATCAACATCGTGGTCATCGGCCATGTCGACTCCGGCAAGTCCACCACCACCGGGCACCTGATCTACAAGTGTGGTGGCATCGACAAGAGAACCATCGAGAAGTTCGAGAAGGAAGCTGCGGAG ATGGGCAAGGGCTCCTTCAAATATGCCTGGGTTTTGGACAAACTGAAGGCAGAGCGTGAGCGTGGTATCACCATTGACATCTCGCTTTGGAAGTTTGAGACCAGCAAGTACTATGTGACCATTATTGATGCCCCTGGGCACAGAGACTTCATCAAGAACATGATCACGGGCACATCTCAG GCTGACTGTGCTGTACTGATTGTGGCTGGTGGTGTAGGTGAGTTTGAGGCTGGTATCTCCAAGAACGGACAGACCCGTGAGCACGCCCTCCTGGCCTACACTCTGGGAGTAAAGCAGCTCATTGTGGGAGTCAACAAGATGGACTCCACTGAGCCCCCCTACAGCCAGAAGCGTTTTGAGGAAATCACCAAGGAAGTCAGCGCTTACATCAAGAAGATTGGCTACAACCCAGCCACCGTTGCCTTTGTGCCCATCTCTGGTTGGCATGGTGACAACATGCTGGAGCCTAGCAGCAAT ATGACCTGGTTCAAGGGATGGAAGGTTGAGCGCAAGGAGGGAAATGCCAGCGGCACCACCCTGCTGGAGGCCCTTGACTCCATCCTGCCCCCATCTAGGCCCACCGACAAGGCCCTGCGTCTGCCCCTGCAGGATGTCTACAAAATTGGAG GTATTGGAACTGTACCCGTGGGCCGTGTGGAGACTGGAATCCTGAAGCCTGGTATGGTGGTGACCTTTGCCCCTGCCAACGTGACCACTGAGGTCAAGTCTGTGGAGATGCATCACGAGTCTCTGGCCGAGGCTCTGCCTGGCGACAATGTGGGCTTCAATGTCAAGAACGTGTCCGTCAAGGAAATTCGCCGTGGCAACGTGGCCGGTGACAGCAAAAATGACCCTCCCATGGAGGCTGGAAACTTTACGGCTCAG GTCATCATCCTGAATCACCCTGGACAGATCTCCCAGGGCTACGCCCCTGTGTTGGACTGCCACACTGCCCACATTGCCTGCAAATTTAGTGAGCTCAAGGAGAAGATTGACCGCCGTTCTGGCAAGAAGCTTGAAGACAACCCCAAGCACCTGAAGTCTGGAGATGCTGCCATTGTCGTCATGGTGCCTGGAAAGCCCATGTGTGTGGAGAGCTTTGCCACCTACCCTCCACTGG GTCGCTTTGCTGTCCGGGACATGAGGCAGACTGTGGCCGTGGGCGTGATCAAGGCTGTGGAAAAGAAGACTGCCACCACTGGCAAGGTCACCAAGTCCGCACAGAAGGCTGCCAAGGCCAAATGA
- the LOC118232887 gene encoding cyclic GMP-AMP synthase produces the protein MNKAMPQSDEDVPLVTPAICNLIKHRMKHLTPRRTDQQHSAKLVNDLRDSLLDFLKKNKKQPYFRSVTVLNSGSYYEIVKINDPDEFDMMLLLPTPRLTWTELKEFHGLHYSVSLIRPTRTEIQAFLLADGLTISASRILSEMRCLVRNFISTYKVPKGAGRWVLNRKRPSSPAVTLSLMCNAQDGEQATELLSVDIVPALEAPELQAWPLAARDGLKVDNWLGKKARRDFTRQSFYFVPKKPAGRNLSDAAKESWRISFSHIEKEIIKNHGQARTCCEGHATKCCRKKCLMLLKCLIEGLKVRFPEELERLCSYHGKTAFLHTLCRRGRDSQWAPGDLPSSFMELLLALQDHAFRGQLPHFFIPAYNLFAAPAFPRKARSCLQKALEEQVKLGLPLLQQPGPAPPLALNPSPPYPSLGAKRDHSPVMILASIVISLGLLSLAAIAVF, from the exons ATGAACAAAGCTATGCCCCAGTCCGATGAGGACGTCCCCCTGGTGACCCCGGCCATCTGCAATCTCATCAAACATCGGATGAAGCACCTCACCCCGCGTCGCACCGACCAGCAGCATTCTGCCAAGCTGGTGAACGACCTGCGAGACAGCCTCCTGGACTTTctgaagaagaacaaaaaacagcCCTACTTCAGATCTGTCACAGTGCTCAACAGCGGAAGCTACTATGAGATAGTGAAG ATAAATGACCCAGATGAGTTTGATATGATGTTGCTGTTACCAACCCCACGGCTAACCTGGACAGAGCTGAAGGAGTTCCACGGGCTGCACTACAGCGTCTCCCTGATCCGACCCACTCGCACTGAGATCCAGGCCTTCCTGCTGGCTGACGGGCTCACAATCTCAGCCAGCAGAATCCTCAGCGAGATGCGTTGCCTGGTCAGAAATTTCATCAGCACTTACAAAG TCCCCAAGGGAGCTGGGCGCTGGGTGCTGAACAGGAAGCGGCCCAGTTCGCCAGCGGTGACACTATCGCTGATGTGCAATGCGCAAGATGGTGAACAGGCGACAGAGCTGCTGTCGGTGGACATCGTTCCCGCCCTGGAGGCGCCTGAACTGCAAGCCTGGCCGCTTGCTGCTCGAGATGGCCTGAAGGTGGATAACTGGCTGGGCAAGAAGGCCCGACGTGACTTCACCAGGCAGTCCTTCTACTTCGTACCCAAGAAGCCGGCAGGGCGTAACCTCAGCGATGCCGCTAAGG AGAGCTGGAGGATTTCCTTCTCTCACATTGAAAAGGAAATTATCAAGAACCATGGTCAGGCCAGGACCTGCTGCGAGGGCCATGCCACCAAGTGCTGCCG AAAGAAGTGTCTCATGCTGCTGAAGTGTCTGATCGAGGGCCTGAAGGTGCGGTTCCCTGAGGAGCTGGAGCGTCTTTGCTCGTACCATGGGAAGACAGCCTTCCTGCACACCCTCTGCAGGCGCGGCAGAGACTCGCAGTGGGCCCCCGGTGATCTCCCCTCCAGCTTCATGGAGCTCTTGTTGGCCCTGCAGGACCACGCCTTCAGAGGCCAGCTCCCCCACTTCTTCATTCCGGCCTATAACCTATTCGCTGCCCCTGCCTTTCCACGCAAGGCACGGTCCTGCCTGCAGAAGGCACTAGAGGAGCAGGTGAAGTTGGGCCTACCCCTCCTGCAGCAGCCCGGCCCTGCTCCACCGCTTGCTCTTAACCCAAGCCCTCCCTATCCCTCCCTGGGCGCAAAGCGAGATCATTCACCAGTGATGATATTAGCATCAATAGTCATATCGCTAGGGTTGCTCTCTCTGGCTGCTATTGCAGTCTTTTAG
- the LOC118233278 gene encoding elongation factor 1-alpha-like, with the protein MGKEKFHINIVVIGHVDSGKSTTTGHLIYKCGGIDKRTIEKFEKEAAEMGKGSFKYAWVLDKLKAERERGITIDIALWKFETTRYYVTIIDAPGHRDFIKNMITGTSQADCAVLIVAGGVGEFEAGISKNGQTREHALLAFTLGVKQLIVGVNKMDSTEPPYSQKRFEEITKEVSAYIKKIGYNPATVAFVPISGWHGDNMLEASSNMSWFKGWKVERKEGNASGTTLLEALDSILPPARPTDKPLRLPLQDVYKIGGIGTVPVGRVETGILKPGMVVTFAPANVTTEVKSVEMHHESLPEALPGDNVGFNVKNVSVKEIRRGNVAGDSKCDPPMEAGVFTAQVIILNHPGQISQGYAPVLDCHTAHIACKFSELKEKIDRRSGKKLEDNPKNLKSGDAAIVDMVPQKPMCVESFSEYPPLGRFAVRDMRQTVAVGVIKAVDKKTASSGKVTKSAQKAAKK; encoded by the exons ATGGGAAAGGAAAAGTTTCACATCAACATCGTGGTCATCGGCCATGTCGACTCCGGCAAATCCACAACTACCGGCCATCTGATCTACAAGTGCGGGGGCATTGACAAGAGAACCATCGAAAAGTTCGAGAAAGAAGCTGCTGAG ATGGGCAAGGGCTCCTTCAAATATGCCTGGGTTTTGGACAAACTGAAGGCAGAGCGTGAGCGTGGTATCACCATTGATATTGCTCTCTGGAAGTTTGAGACCACCAGATATTATGTCACCATCATTGATGCCCCTGGTCACAGAGACTTCATCAAGAACATGATCACTGGAACATCACAG gctgactgtgctgtgctgattgTGGCTGGTGGTGTAGGTGAGTTTGAGGCTGGTATCTCCAAGAACGGACAAACCCGTGAGCACGCCCTCCTGGCTTTCACCCTGGGAGTAAAGCAGCTCATTGTGGGAGTCAACAAGATGGACTCCACTGAGCCCCCCTACAGCCAGAAGCGTTTTGAGGAAATCACCAAGGAAGTCAGCGCTTACATCAAGAAGATTGGCTACAACCCAGCCACCGTTGCCTTTGTGCCCATCTCTGGTTGGCATGGTGACAACATGCTGGAAGCCAGCAGCAAT ATGTCCTGGTTCAAGGGATGGAAGGTTGAGCGCAAGGAGGGAAATGCCAGCGGCACCACCCTGCTGGAGGCCCTTGACTCCATCCTGCCCCCTGCCCGCCCCACTGACAAGCCCCTGCGTCTTCCCCTGCAGGATGTCTACAAAATTGGAG GTATTGGAACTGTACCCGTGGGCCGTGTGGAGACTGGAATCCTGAAGCCTGGTATGGTGGTGACCTTTGCCCCTGCCAACGTGACCACTGAGGTCAAGTCTGTGGAAATGCACCATGAGTCCCTGCCTGAGGCTCTTCCCGGTGACAATGTTGGCTTCAATGTCAAGAACGTCTCTGTCAAGGAAATCCGTCGTGGCAACGTAGCTGGAGACAGCAAGTGTGATCCCCCCATGGAAGCTGGTGTCTTCACTGCTCAG GTCATCATCCTGAATCACCCTGGACAGATCTCCCAGGGCTACGCCCCTGTGTTGGACTGCCACACTGCCCACATTGCCTGCAAATTTAGCGAGCTCAAGGAGAAGATTGACCGCCGTTCTGGCAAGAAGCTTGAAGACAACCCCAAGAACCTGAAGTCTGGAGACGCTGCCATTGTTGACATGGTTCCTCAAAAGCCCATGTGTGTGGAGAGCTTCTCTGAATACCCCCCTCTTG GTCGCTTTGCTGTCCGTGACATGAGGCAGACCGTTGCTGTTGGTGTCATCAAGGCTGTGGACAAGAAGACTGCCTCCAGTGGCAAGGTGACAAAGTCTGCACAGAAGGCTGCCAAGAAGTGA